Genomic segment of Candidatus Saccharimonadia bacterium:
CACCAGCCACCAGCACGAGTGCGAGCGCCTCCTTCGCAAGCGCCGGCTTCAACCGCTCGGCAAGCCTGCGGCCGTTGTCGGTCAGTGGCAAATCGGTCGTACCTAAAGAAATTCCGCGCGACATAAGTCGCAGCGGTGAGAGCGTTGTCGTCCGGCCTGCGGATATAGTCAGGGGCCGCCAGGTGATAAACCTTTGGCGAGCCGATGCGCAGTCTCAAAGGTGTCCAGAAATCTTTGAAGCAGAGAAAGCACTCGCCGAGGACCGCGGATAGCGTAAAGCATAATTCCTAGCTCAAGCGACCATCTGCAGGTTCGGATGGTCCCAATTCCATGGCAGCAATTCAGCAATCCGGTTCTGCGGCATGTCTGCGATGCGAGCGAGCACATCGGTCAGCCATGCCTGCGGATCGACGTCGTTGAGCTTGGCCGTCATGATCAGCGTGGTCATGGCCGCCGCCCGGTCAGCGCCGCGCTCGGAACCGGCGAAGAGCCACGACTTTCTCCCCAGCGCAAATCCTCGAAGAGCACGCTCGGCTGCATTGTTCGTGAGGCAGACCCTGCCATCTTCGATGAAGCGGGCAAACCGGTCCCAACGCTTGAGCATGTAGTCGATCGGCTGGGCGACAGAGGCCGAGCGCGACAAGCGAGAGTGCTCCTCACGCAGCCACGCTTCCAGAGCAGCCAGAAGGGGCGCGCTTTGTTCCTGGCGTACGCGCAGACGCTCTTCGGCGCTCAGGCCGTTGATGTCGCGCTCGATGTCGAATAGCGCGTCAATGCGCTTGACCGCTGCTAACGCAACCGGCGAGATCGCCGCTGCGTTCTTTCCGCGCCGCGCATTGGCAGCGATATCGGCCAGCTCGAAGAACTGTCGCCTTGCGTGTGCCCAGCACAGTGCGGCCGTAATCGCTCCCTGAGAGCGCGAGGGATCGTAGAGCTCGTTGTACCCGCTATAGGCGTCGGCCTGCAAAATGCCGGTGAAGGCTTGAAGATGCTGCACGGGATGCTCGTGCTTTCGATCGCGCGAGGCGTAATAGAGCGCCGCCGGCGGTGCGTGACCGCCAAAGGGCCGGTCGTCACGGACATACGTCCAGATGCGCCCCGTCACCGTCTTGCCCTTGGCCAGGATCGGCACGGTCGTATCGTCGCCATGCAGTCGTTCGGCAGCCAGGACGTGGCGCTCGATCAGCGCATGAAGCGGTTGCAGGGCCGTTGTGCAGGCGCCAACCTGGTCGGCCAGCGTCGACACGCTCAGATCGATGCCTTCGCGCCTGTAGCGTTCGCTCTGGCGGTTCAGCGGCTGATGCTGGCCGAACTTCTCAAACAGGATCATGGCCAGCAGGTTTGCTCCGGCGAAGCCGCGCGGAGTGACATGGAACGGCGCCGGCGGCTGCGTGATCGTCTCGCATGTCCGGCACGAGAACTTCTCGCGTACCGTCTGAATCACCTTCCACTGCCGCGGGATCACCTCCAGCGTTTCGGTAATGTCCTCGCCCAGCTTCGACAGTTTCGCCGAGCCGCAGCAGGGACAGCTTTCTGGTGCGGCGATGACGATGCGCTCGCGCGGGAGATGATCGGGGAACGGCTTTCGTGAAGGCCGCTTGCGCTGGAACGACTGTACCGTCTGCGTCCGGAGCGCCGCTGTCTCGGCCGCCAACTCGTCCTCGGTCGCTGCCGTCTCCAGATCTTCAAGCTGAAGTTCCATCTGCTCCAGCAGCCGCGCCTTGCGCTCCGAGCGGCTGCCATAAAGCTCACGGCGAAGCTTCTCGATCTCCAGCTTGAGATGGGCGTTCAGTGCTTCACTGCTGGATAGGTCCGCCTGAGCATTGGCCGCTTCGGCTTTGACAACCGCTGCATTGGCCTCAGCCATGACGCGCGCGTTACGCTCCGCCAGGATCATCGCATGAGCGACGACAAGATTGGATGGCAGAGGTTCAAATTCCGATGGCACTCGGCAACAGAATCATATTCGTCAAAAACGTCAAAGCAAAACCGTCATCCCACCGAAGTCGGACGCCAGGTTTCCTGCGGATTGCGCCAATCGATTCCGGACAGCAGATAACCGAGCTGGGCCGAGGAGATCGTCACCGCGCCGTCGGTCGCGCTCGGCCACAAAAAGCGGCCCCGTTCCAACCGCTTCGTAAACAGGCAGGCTCCTTGGCCGTCATGCCAGATCACCTTCAAAAGATCGCCCCGGCGTCCACGAAAGCAAAACAGCTGCCCGCTCAGCGGATCACGTCGCAGCACCTCCTGCACCTGCAGCGACAGGCTCGCAAAGCCCTTCCGCATGTCGGTGTGACCGGTCGCCAGCCACACCCGGACGCCGCTCGGAACTGGGATCATGGCAGAGTCTCAAGCCCACGCATGATCCGAAGCAGGGTCTCCACATCTATGTCGCAATCGACAATAACGCGCCGACCGTTCGCGCTCACAATCTCGATTCGACCACAGCCAGGTTCGCTGCGCTTTTCAGGCTGCTCCGCAACGATCATCGCCGGCACGAATCCGCGAATGTCGCCAAGCTGCCCTTCGCGATACGCCTTGCGCCAGCCGAACAGCAGCTGGTTGGAAATCCCATGTCGGCGCGCCGTCGCCGATGCCAGCCGGGGACCCGAAAAGCTCTCCTCCACTATCCGCAGCTTTTCTGCCGCCGACCATCGACGGCGGCGACCGGTGTCAACAATTTCAAGGCGATCGATATGGCGAGTGTCAGTAAGGTCATCCATACCGACATTCAGCTACAGGCCGGCCAATTCGACAAGGCGGCCTACGTCGGATGAATACTCAGAGCCTATCCGTTGGAACGGTCAGCAGGTCTTGGGGGCAGGACCTGAATTCTCATGAAAGACGCCAACCGACGCTCGTGCGGCGGATCGCTTCGGAGCGAGCGCGGAGGGTCGCAAACTAACGGTCGGCAGGACGTAGACCCCGTTTACTCTTGATCATCGAAAACGAGATGACGACCTGCGACGTAGACAATGGC
This window contains:
- the tnpB gene encoding IS66 family insertion sequence element accessory protein TnpB (TnpB, as the term is used for proteins encoded by IS66 family insertion elements, is considered an accessory protein, since TnpC, encoded by a neighboring gene, is a DDE family transposase.) encodes the protein MIPVPSGVRVWLATGHTDMRKGFASLSLQVQEVLRRDPLSGQLFCFRGRRGDLLKVIWHDGQGACLFTKRLERGRFLWPSATDGAVTISSAQLGYLLSGIDWRNPQETWRPTSVG
- a CDS encoding IS66 family transposase, yielding MILAERNARVMAEANAAVVKAEAANAQADLSSSEALNAHLKLEIEKLRRELYGSRSERKARLLEQMELQLEDLETAATEDELAAETAALRTQTVQSFQRKRPSRKPFPDHLPRERIVIAAPESCPCCGSAKLSKLGEDITETLEVIPRQWKVIQTVREKFSCRTCETITQPPAPFHVTPRGFAGANLLAMILFEKFGQHQPLNRQSERYRREGIDLSVSTLADQVGACTTALQPLHALIERHVLAAERLHGDDTTVPILAKGKTVTGRIWTYVRDDRPFGGHAPPAALYYASRDRKHEHPVQHLQAFTGILQADAYSGYNELYDPSRSQGAITAALCWAHARRQFFELADIAANARRGKNAAAISPVALAAVKRIDALFDIERDINGLSAEERLRVRQEQSAPLLAALEAWLREEHSRLSRSASVAQPIDYMLKRWDRFARFIEDGRVCLTNNAAERALRGFALGRKSWLFAGSERGADRAAAMTTLIMTAKLNDVDPQAWLTDVLARIADMPQNRIAELLPWNWDHPNLQMVA
- a CDS encoding transposase, which encodes MDDLTDTRHIDRLEIVDTGRRRRWSAAEKLRIVEESFSGPRLASATARRHGISNQLLFGWRKAYREGQLGDIRGFVPAMIVAEQPEKRSEPGCGRIEIVSANGRRVIVDCDIDVETLLRIMRGLETLP